One stretch of Terriglobia bacterium DNA includes these proteins:
- the cofH gene encoding 5-amino-6-(D-ribitylamino)uracil--L-tyrosine 4-hydroxyphenyl transferase CofH, protein MNLLDSVTPEVATILNRALDGCEISWQEALRLCETSGLDFQATVLAADELRRRQAGDIVTYVINRNINFTNVCVKHCGFCAFSRTYRNEQGYFLPDDEILRRAGEAIEMGATELCMQAGLPPDMEGNFYIDLTRAVKRAFPAVHLHAFSPEEVLYGSTQSGTSIRDYLSALKAAGLGSLPGTSAEILDQDMRDIISPGRITVRQWIDVITTAHDIGLPTTSTIMYGHLETPVHWVKHMNLLRDIQHDTRGFTEFVPLSMVHQEAPMYHHKLAPNLRPGPSGNEVVKMHAVARLMLGGCIPNIQSSWVKEGPKLAQYLLSAGANDVGGTLMNESISTSAGAQHGQLIQPRELRRLIRDAGRTPAQRNTRYELLKIFTAEDTESSALDTVQDADSRFGSYKNLASSSEFRWSSPPRRLY, encoded by the coding sequence ATGAACCTGCTCGACAGCGTCACTCCCGAAGTCGCCACGATTCTGAACCGGGCCCTCGACGGCTGCGAGATCTCCTGGCAGGAGGCGCTCCGCCTGTGCGAGACCTCGGGGCTCGACTTCCAGGCCACTGTCCTTGCCGCCGACGAACTCCGGCGCCGGCAGGCCGGCGATATCGTCACTTACGTGATCAATCGCAACATCAATTTCACCAACGTCTGCGTGAAGCACTGCGGCTTCTGCGCCTTCAGCCGGACTTACCGGAACGAACAGGGATACTTTCTGCCCGACGACGAAATCCTCCGCCGCGCCGGCGAAGCCATCGAGATGGGTGCGACCGAGCTCTGTATGCAGGCCGGTTTGCCGCCGGACATGGAAGGCAACTTCTACATCGATCTCACCCGCGCGGTGAAACGGGCGTTTCCCGCAGTCCATCTCCACGCGTTCTCTCCCGAAGAGGTTCTCTACGGCTCCACGCAGTCCGGCACTTCGATCCGGGATTACCTCAGCGCGCTGAAGGCCGCCGGGCTCGGTTCACTGCCGGGAACCTCGGCCGAGATCCTTGATCAGGACATGCGCGACATCATTTCGCCCGGGCGTATCACCGTGCGGCAATGGATCGACGTGATCACGACCGCGCACGACATCGGACTTCCGACCACCTCGACCATCATGTACGGCCACCTCGAAACGCCGGTGCATTGGGTGAAACACATGAACCTGCTGCGTGACATCCAGCACGACACGCGCGGTTTCACCGAGTTTGTTCCTTTATCCATGGTCCACCAGGAAGCCCCGATGTATCACCACAAGCTCGCGCCGAATCTGCGGCCGGGCCCGAGCGGAAACGAAGTGGTTAAAATGCACGCGGTCGCGCGGCTGATGCTCGGCGGCTGTATTCCGAACATCCAATCGTCCTGGGTCAAGGAAGGCCCGAAGCTCGCGCAGTACTTGCTGTCCGCCGGGGCGAACGACGTTGGCGGAACGCTGATGAACGAAAGTATTTCGACTTCGGCGGGGGCGCAGCACGGCCAGCTCATTCAGCCGCGCGAACTCCGTCGCCTCATCCGCGACGCCGGCCGCACGCCCGCCCAGCGCAACACCAGATATGAGCTGTTGAAGATATTCACTGCCGAAGATACTGAAAGCAGTGCTCTTGACACCGTCCAGGACGCCGATTCGCGCTTTGGTTCCTACAAAAACCTCGCCTCTTCGTCAGAGTTTCGCTGGTCGAGCCCGCCCCGCCGTCTATACTGA
- the cofG gene encoding 7,8-didemethyl-8-hydroxy-5-deazariboflavin synthase CofG, whose translation MQTAEAYHLIQCAGAEFEDLLAAASTLRDRFKGRSVTYSRKIFLPITNLCRDRCSYCTFRKDPGDPEAWTMSPVEIQDVLSRGYRQGCKEALMCLGDKPEAAFPQYRQTLAAFGQRTTVDYVAHACTTAITHGLLPHTNAGVLTYDEMTFLRPLNASLGLMLENVSPRLSQRGMPHFSAPDKHPGVRLRMIREAGELSIAFTTGILIGIGETHEERVDSLLAIRELHERYGHIQEVIIQNFRAKPDTPMAGASEPESMDIARTVATARLILGGEMNIQVPPNLNPAGHQLMLRAGINDWGGISPVTPDYVNPEAAWPHTDRLAETCAAAGFILRERLAIYDGFINDRFLAVPLRPLTSQLQSEITSGVR comes from the coding sequence GTGCAGACTGCAGAGGCATACCATCTGATTCAGTGCGCCGGCGCCGAGTTCGAGGACCTTCTCGCCGCGGCCTCCACTCTTCGCGATAGGTTCAAAGGCCGCAGCGTCACCTATTCGCGAAAGATCTTTCTTCCAATCACGAACCTCTGCCGCGATCGCTGCAGCTATTGCACCTTCCGCAAAGATCCTGGCGACCCCGAGGCCTGGACCATGTCGCCCGTCGAGATCCAGGACGTGCTGTCCCGCGGCTACCGGCAGGGCTGCAAAGAGGCCCTCATGTGTCTCGGCGACAAGCCCGAGGCCGCATTTCCTCAATACCGGCAAACGCTCGCCGCCTTCGGTCAACGCACCACCGTCGACTATGTCGCGCACGCCTGCACAACTGCCATCACTCATGGATTGCTTCCGCACACCAACGCCGGCGTCCTGACTTACGACGAAATGACGTTCCTCCGTCCCCTGAACGCCAGCCTCGGATTGATGCTGGAGAACGTAAGCCCGCGGCTGTCTCAACGCGGCATGCCGCACTTCTCCGCTCCGGACAAACATCCCGGCGTGCGCTTGCGGATGATTCGCGAAGCCGGAGAACTTTCGATCGCCTTCACCACCGGCATTCTTATCGGTATCGGCGAAACGCATGAAGAACGGGTCGATAGCCTGCTTGCGATCCGCGAACTTCACGAACGCTACGGCCACATTCAGGAAGTCATCATTCAGAACTTCCGGGCCAAACCGGATACCCCGATGGCCGGCGCGTCCGAACCCGAATCGATGGATATAGCCCGGACGGTCGCGACAGCGCGTTTGATTCTCGGGGGAGAAATGAACATCCAGGTTCCGCCGAATCTCAATCCCGCAGGACATCAACTCATGCTTCGCGCGGGCATCAACGACTGGGGCGGCATCTCGCCGGTCACGCCCGACTATGTCAATCCCGAAGCGGCCTGGCCGCACACCGATCGCCTGGCCGAGACCTGCGCTGCCGCCGGGTTCATATTACGCGAGCGCCTCGCGATCTATGACGGCTTCATCAACGATCGTTTTCTCGCCGTGCCGCTGCGTCCTCTGACCTCGCAGCTCCAAAGTGAGATCACTTCGGGTGTCCGATGA